Proteins encoded together in one Thermomonospora curvata DSM 43183 window:
- a CDS encoding ABC transporter permease, producing MTAVPRPLPSRTALWARRVLADRRAVLGLTLLGALVLLAFAGPALSRWEWTDTDFTAIREPPSAEHWFGTTDSGRDVYALTLRGMRRSLLIGFCAAALTTALAALVGITAGYAGGWIDRTLMWGTDLLLVVPAFLVVAMLSPALGATWPLLVAVLAAVMWTITARMVRHMTISLKRREFVLAARYMGVGPVRTVLRHILPHLASLLIIDGTLNVGVAIVAESALAYFGFGVRPPDVSLGTLIADGSGAVTAFPWLFGFAAALLVLTVLAVNLVGEGLRDALDPAAGGGAR from the coding sequence GTGACCGCCGTGCCGCGGCCGCTGCCCTCCCGCACCGCGCTATGGGCCCGGCGGGTGCTGGCCGACCGCCGGGCCGTGCTGGGGCTGACCCTGCTGGGGGCACTGGTGCTGCTGGCCTTCGCCGGCCCGGCGCTGTCGCGGTGGGAGTGGACCGACACCGACTTCACCGCGATCCGCGAGCCCCCGTCCGCCGAGCACTGGTTCGGCACCACCGACAGCGGCCGGGACGTCTACGCCCTCACCTTGCGCGGCATGCGGCGCTCCCTGCTCATCGGGTTCTGCGCGGCGGCGCTGACGACCGCCCTGGCCGCGCTGGTGGGGATCACGGCCGGGTACGCCGGCGGCTGGATCGACCGGACGCTGATGTGGGGGACGGACCTGCTGCTGGTGGTGCCGGCGTTCCTGGTCGTGGCGATGCTGTCCCCGGCGCTGGGGGCGACCTGGCCGCTGCTGGTGGCGGTGCTGGCGGCGGTCATGTGGACGATCACCGCGCGGATGGTCCGGCACATGACGATCTCGCTGAAACGGCGCGAGTTCGTGCTGGCCGCCCGCTACATGGGAGTCGGCCCCGTGCGCACCGTGCTACGGCACATCCTGCCCCACCTGGCCTCACTGCTGATCATCGACGGCACGCTCAACGTCGGCGTCGCCATCGTCGCCGAAAGCGCCCTGGCGTACTTCGGGTTCGGGGTACGGCCGCCGGACGTTTCGCTGGGCACGCTGATCGCCGACGGCAGCGGCGCGGTGACCGCCTTCCCCTGGCTGTTCGGGTTCGCCGCCGCGTTGCTGGTGCTGACCGTGCTGGCGGTGAACCTGGTGGGCGAAGGACTGCGCGATGCCCTGGACCCGGCCGCGGGGGGCGGTGCCCGGTGA
- a CDS encoding sensor histidine kinase, whose protein sequence is MPGDRNRRASRAALWLMSAAVALVLVSLLLGLHVPAHRRMVWWHPEAVVALTWTPVAALLLRHRPGLRVGWLMLGAGLSAAVYVLSLNLGPWMETRAWPGAWFFVWLGHWLWAVDTFTLTLVMPLIFPDGRLVSRWFRPVLAVALAVPLIVCVHLTVDPGARRFHNGVSVYPFQDIPLPISVTILGTLAASLVSVALRFWRAPSDVRRQIAWVIYPGVFAQTVVFVGETTPIGDPLRNITIAAVPVCVAIAITRYRLYDIDLVVSRTLVYAGLAVVITGVYFALVGAASLVFAERGPMAGLVGAIAAGAVFEPVRRRLQRTVDRVLHGERDPYRIADRLNRRLQTASDPAAALAVAASAVREALRATGVVVEVTGREGRAALAQDGDLGPDPESIPLVWHGRPVGRLLLSRTEPPDRRIAAVMARNLAELANAVRLTADVQRSRERILATREEERRRLRRDLHDGLGPTLASLAMTVDAARLTLRRDPAAVDPLLERLRTTMNQTIADIRELVYGLRPPALDDLGLAGAVQALADGAAESPGGGDPLRVRVELSGDLEDLPAAVEVAAYRIVQEALTNVRRHARATTAVVRLERSGELRVSVADDGVGPPAAARAGVGMSSMRERAAELGGSCSIGPGPAGGTLVQARLPIHGVPAAASRRPPG, encoded by the coding sequence ATGCCCGGCGACCGGAACCGCCGGGCGAGCCGCGCGGCGCTGTGGCTCATGTCGGCCGCCGTGGCGCTGGTCCTGGTCTCGCTGCTGCTGGGCCTGCACGTGCCGGCGCACCGGCGGATGGTGTGGTGGCACCCTGAGGCCGTCGTGGCGCTGACCTGGACTCCGGTGGCGGCCCTGCTGCTGCGGCACCGCCCCGGGCTACGGGTCGGCTGGCTGATGCTGGGGGCCGGCCTCAGCGCCGCGGTGTACGTGCTGTCGCTGAACCTGGGCCCCTGGATGGAGACGCGCGCCTGGCCGGGGGCCTGGTTCTTCGTGTGGCTGGGCCATTGGCTGTGGGCGGTCGACACGTTCACGCTGACGTTGGTGATGCCGCTGATCTTCCCGGACGGGCGGCTGGTGTCCCGCTGGTTCCGGCCGGTCCTGGCGGTGGCGCTGGCGGTGCCGCTGATCGTGTGCGTGCACCTGACCGTCGATCCGGGCGCGCGGCGCTTCCACAACGGGGTCTCGGTCTACCCGTTCCAGGACATCCCCCTGCCGATCAGCGTCACCATCCTGGGGACGCTGGCGGCGAGCCTGGTGTCGGTGGCCCTGCGTTTCTGGCGCGCCCCTTCCGATGTGCGCCGTCAGATCGCGTGGGTCATCTACCCGGGGGTGTTCGCCCAGACCGTCGTCTTCGTGGGCGAGACCACCCCGATCGGCGACCCGCTGCGCAACATCACCATCGCCGCCGTGCCGGTCTGCGTGGCCATCGCCATCACCCGCTACCGGCTCTACGACATCGACCTGGTGGTCAGCCGCACCCTGGTGTACGCCGGGCTGGCGGTGGTGATCACCGGGGTGTACTTCGCGCTGGTGGGCGCGGCCAGTTTAGTGTTCGCCGAGCGCGGGCCGATGGCCGGGCTGGTGGGCGCCATCGCCGCCGGGGCGGTGTTCGAGCCGGTGCGGCGGCGGCTGCAGCGCACCGTGGACCGGGTGCTGCACGGCGAACGCGACCCCTATCGCATCGCCGACCGGCTCAACCGGCGGCTGCAGACCGCCTCCGACCCGGCCGCCGCGCTGGCGGTGGCGGCCTCGGCGGTGCGCGAGGCGCTGCGCGCCACCGGCGTGGTGGTGGAGGTCACCGGCCGGGAGGGCCGGGCGGCGCTGGCCCAGGACGGCGACCTGGGCCCGGACCCGGAGTCGATCCCGCTGGTGTGGCACGGCCGCCCGGTGGGACGGCTGCTGCTGTCCCGCACCGAGCCCCCGGACCGGCGGATCGCCGCGGTGATGGCCCGCAACCTGGCCGAGCTGGCCAACGCGGTGCGGCTGACCGCCGATGTGCAGCGCTCCCGCGAGCGCATCCTGGCCACCCGGGAGGAGGAGCGGCGGCGGCTGCGGCGCGACCTGCACGACGGGCTGGGCCCCACGCTGGCCAGCCTGGCCATGACGGTGGACGCGGCCCGGCTGACGCTGCGCCGCGACCCGGCCGCCGTGGACCCGCTGCTGGAGCGGCTGCGCACCACCATGAACCAGACCATCGCCGACATCCGCGAGCTGGTCTACGGGCTGCGTCCGCCCGCCCTGGACGACCTGGGCCTGGCCGGGGCCGTGCAGGCGCTGGCCGACGGCGCCGCGGAGTCGCCGGGCGGAGGCGACCCGCTGCGGGTGCGCGTGGAGCTGTCCGGGGACCTGGAGGACCTGCCGGCCGCCGTCGAGGTCGCCGCCTACCGGATCGTCCAGGAGGCGCTGACCAACGTGCGGCGCCACGCCCGGGCCACGACGGCGGTGGTGCGGCTGGAACGCTCCGGCGAGCTGCGGGTGAGCGTCGCCGACGACGGGGTGGGCCCCCCGGCCGCCGCACGGGCCGGGGTGGGGATGTCCTCGATGCGGGAACGGGCCGCCGAGCTGGGCGGCTCCTGTTCCATCGGGCCGGGGCCCGCCGGGGGGACCTTGGTCCAGGCGCGGCTGCCGATCCATGGCGTCCCCGCCGCGGCGAGCCGGAGGCCTCCCGGGTAG
- a CDS encoding S1 family peptidase: MRRLIGALVAVWLAVPAVAGPAWAEDKETPLATKLAARSHPAVQLLVTEYSAQLSVPTMATNDAEVEKLVQETIRKVVNGEIPRDEQSLYKYILERWAADVDRFLRPVAPQRVVEAKVSGTCTGWWVSPDGYMVTAAHCIKPDTEQLSQTFAEQALEQINKQDVQELIQAIAQEGQANDDNIEKATELVVQFNAKHLKMGEVSQSTSVLQSVQGGGVDKSAKALPVEIVTAGESYPGKDVAVLKVNGQQNLPTLELGADDDVQVGDTLYIDGFPGTVTNNGTLSLESKLQPTFTQGPYNAQRSTQTGVPYFQTQAPAYGGNSGGPVFSDSGKVVGILIAGLNDANGQSAQNQQLVLPVSVVKEKLNEKNVKPVTSNTTVAYNEALDSYFKRHYKRALPKFREVQALNPGHPYVAKYISDSQAAINAGKDETPAPLVTWVVGGLAVGAVAGVALGVVTVLRRRSRRGPGDGQGPAFPAGPSPFGAQQPVPPVGPPPGQPGYGGGPAAPLPGTHGSPLPPPAQPGGTGYQQPWPGA; this comes from the coding sequence ATGCGCAGGCTGATCGGTGCGCTGGTCGCGGTGTGGCTGGCGGTGCCGGCCGTGGCCGGGCCGGCATGGGCCGAGGACAAGGAGACACCGCTGGCCACCAAGCTGGCGGCCAGATCGCACCCGGCCGTCCAGCTGCTGGTCACGGAGTACTCGGCGCAGCTGTCGGTGCCGACCATGGCCACCAACGACGCCGAGGTGGAAAAGCTGGTCCAGGAGACCATCCGCAAGGTGGTCAACGGGGAGATCCCCCGGGACGAGCAGAGCCTCTACAAGTACATCCTGGAGCGGTGGGCCGCGGACGTGGACCGCTTCCTGCGCCCGGTGGCCCCCCAGCGGGTGGTCGAGGCCAAGGTCTCCGGCACCTGCACCGGATGGTGGGTGAGCCCGGACGGGTACATGGTGACCGCCGCGCACTGCATCAAGCCCGACACCGAGCAGCTCAGCCAGACCTTCGCCGAGCAGGCGCTCGAGCAGATCAACAAGCAGGACGTCCAGGAGCTGATCCAGGCCATCGCCCAGGAGGGGCAGGCCAACGACGACAACATCGAAAAGGCCACCGAGCTGGTGGTGCAGTTCAACGCCAAGCACCTGAAGATGGGCGAGGTCAGCCAGTCCACCTCGGTGCTGCAGAGCGTCCAGGGCGGCGGGGTGGACAAGTCCGCCAAGGCCCTGCCGGTGGAGATCGTGACGGCCGGGGAGAGCTACCCGGGCAAGGACGTGGCCGTCCTGAAGGTCAACGGGCAGCAGAACCTGCCCACCCTGGAGCTGGGCGCCGATGACGACGTGCAGGTCGGCGACACCCTCTACATCGACGGCTTCCCCGGCACGGTGACCAACAACGGCACCCTCAGCCTGGAGAGCAAGCTGCAGCCGACCTTCACCCAGGGCCCCTACAACGCCCAGCGCAGCACGCAGACCGGCGTGCCCTACTTCCAGACCCAGGCGCCGGCCTACGGCGGCAACTCCGGCGGCCCGGTGTTCAGCGACTCCGGCAAGGTCGTGGGCATCCTCATCGCGGGCCTGAACGACGCCAACGGCCAGTCGGCGCAGAACCAGCAGCTGGTGCTGCCGGTCAGCGTGGTGAAGGAGAAGCTGAACGAAAAGAACGTCAAGCCCGTCACCTCGAACACCACCGTCGCCTACAACGAGGCCCTGGACTCCTACTTCAAGCGGCACTACAAGAGGGCGCTGCCGAAGTTCCGCGAGGTGCAGGCCCTCAACCCCGGTCACCCGTACGTCGCCAAGTACATCAGCGACTCGCAGGCGGCCATCAACGCCGGCAAGGACGAGACCCCGGCCCCGCTGGTCACCTGGGTGGTGGGCGGCCTGGCGGTGGGGGCCGTGGCCGGTGTCGCCCTGGGAGTGGTCACGGTGCTCCGCCGCCGCTCGCGGCGCGGCCCGGGTGACGGCCAGGGCCCGGCCTTCCCCGCCGGCCCGTCCCCCTTCGGCGCGCAGCAGCCCGTCCCGCCGGTCGGCCCGCCGCCGGGGCAGCCCGGCTACGGGGGCGGCCCCGCGGCCCCGCTGCCCGGCACCCACGGCTCGCCGCTGCCCCCGCCCGCCCAGCCCGGCGGCACCGGGTACCAGCAGCCCTGGCCCGGCGCCTGA
- a CDS encoding ABC transporter permease produces MAGFLVRRLLHGVVLVVLAASLTYLLAASALRPRAHFEQRNPRPPDAVVDAELTALNLNDRTPLFRRYATWARAAVRGDLGRTLEGEPVAPELRRRALVSLRLLAAGVLLGGALGVLAGAGTAIRRNGAGDRLITVCSFVLLSTPVFVLAVLLQLGAERINRLTGVQLFEWVGEYTPGHGGARLGERLRHLLLPTVTVVLVQAAVISRYQRHLMLDVLGADFVRAAMARGLTRRRALLRHGLRTVLAPVTTYLAYTFGAVLLGAFFTEKIFGWHGVGEWLIDSLHRGDVNVVAAVGLLAALLVLLAGLVADVAHRLLDPRAGAVR; encoded by the coding sequence GTGGCGGGTTTCCTGGTTCGCAGGCTGTTGCACGGGGTGGTGCTCGTGGTGCTGGCGGCCAGCCTCACCTACCTGCTGGCGGCCTCCGCCCTCCGGCCGCGCGCCCATTTCGAGCAGCGCAACCCCCGCCCGCCGGACGCCGTCGTGGACGCCGAGCTGACCGCCCTCAACCTCAACGACCGCACGCCCCTGTTCCGGCGCTACGCCACCTGGGCGCGCGCGGCGGTGCGCGGCGACCTCGGCCGGACCCTGGAAGGCGAGCCGGTCGCCCCCGAGCTGCGGCGCCGCGCCCTGGTCAGCCTCCGGCTGCTGGCGGCCGGCGTCCTGCTCGGCGGGGCGCTGGGCGTGCTGGCCGGCGCGGGCACGGCGATCCGCCGGAACGGGGCGGGCGACCGGCTGATCACCGTCTGCTCGTTCGTGCTGCTGTCCACCCCGGTCTTCGTGCTGGCCGTGCTGCTCCAGCTGGGCGCCGAGCGGATCAACCGCCTCACCGGCGTGCAGCTCTTTGAGTGGGTGGGGGAGTACACGCCGGGCCACGGCGGCGCGCGGCTGGGCGAGCGGCTGCGGCACCTGCTGCTGCCCACCGTGACGGTGGTGCTGGTGCAGGCCGCCGTCATCAGCCGCTACCAGCGCCATCTGATGCTGGACGTGCTGGGCGCCGACTTCGTGCGCGCGGCCATGGCGCGGGGGCTGACGCGCCGCCGGGCGCTGCTGCGGCACGGGCTGCGCACCGTGCTGGCCCCGGTGACCACCTACCTGGCCTACACGTTCGGGGCGGTGCTGCTGGGCGCCTTCTTCACCGAGAAGATCTTCGGCTGGCACGGCGTCGGTGAATGGCTGATCGACTCACTGCACCGCGGGGACGTCAACGTGGTCGCCGCCGTCGGCCTGCTGGCCGCGCTGCTGGTGCTGCTGGCCGGGCTGGTCGCCGACGTCGCGCACCGGCTGCTGGACCCCAGGGCCGGAGCGGTCCGGTGA
- a CDS encoding heterodisulfide reductase-related iron-sulfur binding cluster, with product MTSASREPASLIGDCVHCGFCLPTCPTYVLWGQEMDSPRGRIHLMKQHLEGEPLGPAMVEHFDRCLGCMACVTSCPSGVRYDRLIETTRQQVELEHVRPAAERAVRELIFRLFPHPRRLRMLRGPLRVYQSSGLDRLAERTGALRLLQRWAPALAAMERLAPPLGRPSRLPRRVAARGRHRATVGMLTGCVQSEFFPEVNAATARVLALEGCDVVIPPAQGCCGALSVHAGRREEGRELARRTIAALEGVDVVVVNAAGCGSTMKEYGELLADDPVWAARARELSRRTRDLAEFLVELGPRAERHPLEMTVAYHDACHLSHAQGIRQQPRRLLAEIPGLTVREIPDPDICCGSAGIYNLLQPQAAAELGDRKAAGVAGTGAELLVAANPGCSMQIAAALRRRGKQIAVAHTAQVLDASLRGLGRNALLPR from the coding sequence ATGACGTCTGCAAGCCGGGAGCCGGCTTCGCTGATCGGCGACTGCGTGCACTGCGGGTTCTGCCTGCCGACCTGCCCCACGTACGTGCTGTGGGGCCAGGAGATGGACTCCCCCCGCGGCCGCATCCACCTGATGAAGCAGCACCTGGAGGGCGAGCCGCTGGGGCCGGCCATGGTCGAGCACTTCGACCGGTGCCTGGGCTGCATGGCGTGCGTGACGTCGTGCCCGTCCGGGGTGCGCTATGACCGGCTGATCGAGACGACCCGGCAGCAGGTGGAGCTGGAGCATGTGCGTCCGGCCGCCGAGCGGGCCGTCCGGGAGCTGATCTTCCGGTTGTTCCCCCACCCCCGGCGGCTGCGCATGCTGCGCGGCCCGCTGCGCGTCTACCAAAGCAGCGGGCTGGACCGGCTGGCCGAGCGCACCGGGGCGCTGCGGCTGCTTCAGCGGTGGGCGCCGGCGCTGGCGGCGATGGAACGGCTGGCGCCGCCGCTGGGACGCCCGTCCCGCCTGCCGCGGCGGGTGGCCGCGCGCGGCCGGCACCGGGCCACGGTGGGCATGCTCACCGGCTGCGTGCAAAGCGAGTTCTTCCCCGAGGTCAACGCCGCCACCGCCCGGGTGCTGGCGCTGGAGGGCTGCGATGTGGTGATCCCGCCCGCCCAGGGCTGCTGCGGCGCGCTGTCGGTGCACGCCGGCCGCCGCGAGGAAGGGCGGGAGCTGGCGCGCCGGACGATCGCCGCGCTGGAAGGCGTGGACGTGGTGGTGGTCAACGCGGCCGGCTGCGGCTCGACCATGAAGGAGTACGGCGAGCTGCTCGCCGACGACCCGGTGTGGGCGGCGCGGGCGAGGGAGCTGAGCCGCCGCACCCGCGACCTGGCCGAGTTCCTGGTGGAGCTGGGGCCGCGCGCCGAGCGGCATCCGCTGGAGATGACGGTGGCCTACCACGACGCCTGCCACCTCTCCCACGCCCAGGGGATCCGCCAGCAGCCCAGGCGGCTGCTGGCGGAGATCCCCGGGCTGACCGTGCGGGAGATCCCCGACCCCGACATCTGCTGCGGCTCGGCCGGGATCTACAACCTGCTGCAGCCGCAGGCCGCGGCCGAGCTGGGCGACCGCAAGGCGGCCGGGGTCGCCGGCACCGGCGCCGAGCTGCTGGTGGCCGCCAACCCCGGATGCTCGATGCAGATCGCCGCGGCGCTGCGCCGCCGGGGGAAGCAGATCGCGGTGGCGCACACCGCGCAAGTCCTGGACGCCTCGCTGCGGGGACTGGGCCGAAACGCGCTATTGCCCCGCTGA
- a CDS encoding ABC transporter family substrate-binding protein yields the protein MDDPVKVRASAPALACVIVLAALPALAGCDFGPSAGRTPEHVSQIPSHDINPMPRERLRSGGTLRRPMPEFPAQWNFHHLNGSKGVVNEVLRGVMPYLMRSDAAGVSHPVPEYLADVKIRTRPVQTVTYTINPKARWSDGTPITYRDFAAQARALSGRDARFQVAAVTGYDRIAGVRRGRNERQAVVTFARPFADWRALFSPLYPAATSRDPQVFNRGWLHRVPVTAGPFRVESIDRTAKTITIVRDPRWWGRPALLDRIVFRVMDPAAMPGAFANGEVDVLEAGGDAAAYRRALGVPGAVIRRAAGPDWRHLTFNAAGPILADVRVRRAIMIGIDRRALAEADLKDLDWPVQVLGNHFFMHTQAGYVDNSGVLGGHDPQRAARMLEEAGWRRTGRYRVKDGRVLALRFVVPATQQISRREGELVQAMLARIGVRIDIHPVPTDDLFDRHVLPGDFDIVPFSWLGTPFPVSANRAVFAMPRRGGIQQNYARVGSARLDAAMDRAVAELDPVKARRLVNEADRLVWRQAAVLPLYQRPQLVAVRGELANFGARGFCDLAYEDIGFLARPAG from the coding sequence ATGGACGACCCCGTGAAAGTGCGGGCCTCGGCGCCCGCCCTGGCGTGCGTGATCGTGCTGGCCGCCCTGCCGGCGCTGGCCGGCTGCGACTTCGGGCCGTCGGCCGGCAGGACGCCCGAGCACGTGTCCCAGATTCCCTCCCACGACATCAACCCGATGCCCCGCGAGCGGCTGCGCAGCGGGGGCACGCTGCGGCGGCCGATGCCCGAGTTCCCCGCTCAGTGGAACTTCCACCACCTCAACGGATCCAAGGGCGTGGTCAACGAGGTTCTGCGCGGGGTGATGCCCTACCTGATGCGCTCGGACGCCGCGGGCGTCTCTCACCCCGTCCCCGAGTACCTGGCGGATGTGAAGATCCGCACCAGGCCCGTCCAGACCGTCACCTACACCATCAACCCCAAGGCGCGCTGGTCGGACGGCACCCCCATCACCTACCGGGACTTCGCCGCCCAGGCCCGCGCCCTGTCCGGGCGTGACGCCCGCTTCCAGGTCGCCGCCGTCACCGGCTATGACCGGATCGCCGGCGTCCGCCGGGGCCGGAACGAGCGGCAGGCGGTGGTCACCTTCGCCCGCCCGTTCGCCGACTGGCGGGCGTTGTTCAGCCCGCTGTACCCGGCGGCGACCAGCCGGGACCCGCAGGTCTTCAACCGGGGCTGGCTGCACCGGGTGCCGGTGACCGCCGGCCCGTTTCGCGTCGAGTCCATCGACCGCACCGCCAAAACGATCACCATCGTCCGCGATCCGCGCTGGTGGGGGCGGCCCGCGCTGCTGGACCGGATCGTCTTCCGGGTGATGGACCCCGCCGCCATGCCCGGCGCCTTCGCCAACGGCGAGGTGGACGTGCTGGAGGCCGGCGGCGACGCGGCCGCCTACCGCCGGGCGCTGGGGGTGCCGGGCGCGGTGATCCGCCGGGCGGCCGGGCCGGACTGGCGGCACCTGACCTTCAACGCCGCCGGCCCGATCCTGGCGGACGTGCGGGTGCGCCGGGCGATCATGATCGGGATCGACCGGCGGGCGCTGGCCGAGGCCGACTTAAAGGACCTGGACTGGCCGGTCCAGGTGCTCGGCAACCACTTCTTCATGCACACCCAGGCCGGCTATGTCGACAACTCCGGTGTGCTGGGCGGCCATGACCCGCAGCGGGCGGCGCGGATGCTGGAGGAGGCGGGCTGGCGCCGCACCGGACGCTACCGGGTCAAGGACGGCCGGGTGCTGGCGCTGCGCTTCGTGGTGCCCGCCACCCAGCAGATCAGCAGGCGGGAGGGCGAGCTGGTGCAGGCCATGCTGGCGCGGATCGGGGTGCGGATCGACATCCACCCGGTGCCCACCGATGACCTGTTCGACCGCCACGTGCTGCCCGGCGACTTCGACATCGTGCCGTTCTCCTGGCTGGGCACCCCGTTCCCCGTCTCCGCCAACCGGGCGGTGTTCGCCATGCCGCGCCGCGGCGGCATCCAGCAGAACTACGCGCGGGTCGGCTCGGCGCGGCTGGACGCCGCCATGGACCGGGCCGTCGCCGAGCTCGACCCGGTCAAGGCCCGCCGTCTGGTCAACGAGGCCGACCGGCTGGTGTGGCGGCAGGCCGCCGTGCTGCCGCTGTATCAACGTCCGCAGCTGGTGGCGGTGCGCGGGGAGCTGGCCAACTTCGGCGCCCGGGGGTTTTGCGACCTGGCCTATGAGGACATCGGTTTCCTCGCCCGCCCGGCCGGCTAG
- a CDS encoding ABC transporter ATP-binding protein has translation MTVLEVRDLRVGFHGGRVPAVRGVDFSLKREEVLGIVGESGCGKSATALALMGLLPPGTKIGGSVRLHGRELIGRTDAELAAVRGRDIAMIFQDPAAALSPVRPVGDQIAETIRVHQGLRRAAARARAVELLDLVGVPDPARRARAHPHELSGGMRQRVMIAMAVANRPSVIVADEPTTALDGLARARTLGVLQWARETTGAAVIVITHDLGVAAHLADRVLVMYAGRAVETGPVEAVCTRPRMPYTIGLLRSVPRLEETPSTAGPAGSRLVALEGAPPVPGHLPPGCPFAPRCPVAQPRCRRTEPEPRVVGEDGHRVACLQDIGDPGDLYPRPAAPFSGPPAARAPSGRTERPVVLEVRDLVSRHRLRSSGPLRRAETVPVLDGVSFTVRAGETLALVGESGAGKTTTLLEIARLRAPQGGRITVLGHDVAALTAARRKALRRRIQLVFQDPSSCLDPRMRVADVLAEPLSACGLPRRHAAARIEELLALVGLEAELAGRYPASLSGGQRQRVAIARALATDPRLLLLDEPVSALDASVQAGVLKLLQDLKARLGPACLLVAHDLAMVGHVADRVAVMYRGRILEAGEVGQVYRRPAHPYTRELLAAVLPPDPRGGRRRFPPPAPPEHEGRPPPAGCRFRIRCPRYAALDPARSRRCEQDDPGPLRVGPDQFAACHYPEAMPPWTTP, from the coding sequence GTGACCGTGCTGGAGGTCCGGGACCTGCGGGTGGGGTTTCACGGCGGACGGGTGCCGGCGGTGCGGGGCGTGGACTTCTCTCTTAAGCGCGAGGAGGTGCTCGGCATCGTCGGCGAGTCCGGCTGCGGCAAGTCCGCCACCGCCCTGGCCCTCATGGGACTGCTGCCGCCCGGCACCAAGATCGGCGGCTCGGTCCGGCTGCACGGACGGGAACTGATCGGGCGAACCGACGCCGAGCTGGCCGCCGTCCGCGGCCGGGACATCGCCATGATCTTCCAGGATCCGGCCGCGGCGCTGAGCCCGGTCCGCCCGGTGGGCGACCAGATCGCCGAGACCATCCGGGTCCACCAGGGGCTGCGCCGCGCGGCCGCCCGCGCCCGCGCGGTGGAACTGCTGGACCTGGTGGGCGTCCCCGACCCCGCCCGGCGCGCCCGCGCCCACCCGCACGAGCTGTCCGGCGGCATGCGGCAGCGGGTCATGATCGCGATGGCCGTGGCCAACCGCCCGTCGGTGATCGTCGCCGACGAGCCCACCACCGCTTTGGACGGTCTCGCCCGGGCCCGGACGCTGGGCGTGCTGCAGTGGGCCCGGGAGACCACCGGGGCCGCGGTCATCGTGATCACCCACGATCTGGGGGTGGCGGCGCACCTGGCCGACCGGGTGCTGGTGATGTACGCCGGGCGGGCCGTGGAGACCGGCCCGGTGGAGGCCGTCTGCACCCGTCCCCGGATGCCCTACACCATCGGGCTGCTGCGGTCGGTGCCGCGCTTGGAGGAGACCCCGTCCACCGCGGGACCGGCAGGGTCACGCCTGGTGGCACTGGAGGGCGCCCCGCCGGTTCCGGGGCACCTGCCGCCGGGCTGCCCGTTCGCCCCGCGCTGCCCGGTCGCTCAGCCGCGCTGCCGCCGCACCGAACCCGAGCCGCGAGTGGTGGGGGAGGACGGCCACCGTGTCGCCTGCCTGCAGGACATCGGCGACCCCGGGGACCTTTACCCCAGGCCCGCGGCGCCGTTCAGCGGGCCGCCCGCCGCCCGCGCGCCGTCCGGCCGCACCGAGCGGCCGGTGGTGCTGGAAGTGCGCGACCTGGTCAGCCGCCACCGGCTGCGCTCATCCGGGCCGCTGCGCCGGGCCGAGACGGTGCCCGTCCTCGACGGCGTCTCCTTCACGGTGCGGGCCGGGGAGACGCTGGCGCTGGTCGGCGAGTCCGGCGCCGGCAAGACGACCACCCTGCTGGAGATCGCGCGGCTGCGCGCCCCGCAGGGCGGGCGGATCACCGTGCTCGGCCACGACGTCGCCGCCCTCACCGCCGCCCGGCGCAAGGCGCTGCGCCGCCGCATCCAGCTGGTCTTCCAGGACCCCTCCTCCTGCCTGGACCCGCGGATGCGCGTCGCCGACGTGCTGGCCGAGCCGCTGAGCGCCTGCGGCCTGCCCCGCCGCCACGCCGCCGCCCGGATCGAGGAACTGCTGGCGCTGGTGGGATTGGAGGCGGAGCTGGCCGGACGGTACCCGGCGAGCCTGTCGGGCGGGCAGCGGCAGCGGGTGGCCATCGCCCGCGCCCTGGCCACCGACCCCCGGCTGCTGCTGCTGGATGAGCCGGTCTCGGCACTGGACGCATCGGTCCAGGCCGGGGTGCTCAAGTTGCTGCAGGACCTCAAGGCCCGCCTCGGGCCGGCCTGCCTGCTGGTGGCGCACGACCTGGCGATGGTCGGGCACGTCGCCGACCGGGTCGCGGTGATGTACCGGGGCCGGATCCTGGAGGCGGGCGAGGTCGGCCAGGTCTACCGCAGGCCCGCCCACCCCTACACGCGGGAACTGCTGGCGGCCGTGCTGCCCCCCGACCCCCGGGGCGGGCGGCGCCGCTTCCCGCCGCCGGCGCCCCCCGAGCACGAGGGGAGGCCACCGCCCGCCGGATGCCGGTTCCGCATCCGCTGCCCCCGCTATGCCGCCTTGGACCCCGCCCGGTCACGGCGCTGCGAGCAGGACGATCCCGGGCCGCTGCGGGTCGGCCCGGACCAGTTCGCGGCGTGCCACTACCCGGAGGCGATGCCCCCATGGACGACCCCGTGA